The DNA region GTGCTGCCGATCAATATCGCGGTGTGGGCTCTCGGTGGTTTTTACGCTTCTTTGGCCCCGTCGTTGGTGCGCACGGCCACGGGATCGACCTCAAATCTGATTGGCGGTGCGACGGTGGCTGTGTTGACGGTGACCGGCGCGTTGATGATCTACACCCTGCGCAATCGGCCGGCCGACAAGGTTTTGCGCTTGGGCGGCCGTCTGCTGCCCGTCGGCGTCGCGCTGATTCTGATGGCGGTGCACAGCGCCAGCCTGACTCTGTTTTTCGTCGGCACGCTGGTGGCCGGATGCGGTTTCGGTGCCGGTTTCCTCGGTGCGTTGCGTAGCGTCGTGCCGCTGGCCTTGCCCCATGAGCGGGCGGGGTTGATGTCGGCTTACTACGTGCTCAGTTATCTGGCGTTCTGCTTGCCGTCGTTGCTGGCCGGAAATTTGACCCGGACCTTTGGGCTGGTGGCCACCACCGATGGTTACGGCGCGGTGCTGATTATTCTCTCGGTCGGCGCTTTGTTCGCGTTGATGCGTCAGCAGTCCATGAAAGTCTGTGGCGTCGATGTTCGATGACCGTTAGCCTTGGCACCGCCATACCTTTCGACGGACCGACGCATGAAAATCATCTGCAGCAAATCCTTCACCGCTGACCGTGCCTGGGGCGCTTTGGATATCGCCAACATGAACGGCATCACCACGCGTTTGCACTGGACCGATCAGCCCTATCAATGGCACATCAATGATGGGCAAGAAGTGTTCGTGGTGCTGGATGGCGTCGTGCAGATGCGTTATCGCGAAGCAGGTCAGGAGAAAGAAGTGGTGTTGGGTGTAGGAGATATCTTCTATGCCGACGTCGGCACCGAACACGTTGCCCATCCGCAGGGTGCGGCAAGAATCCTGGTGATCGAAACTGAAGGCAGCGTTTGACGCCATATCTGCAAAACAGATAACAGTTAGAGATATTACCCGTTATATCGATATTCGATTCGGATCTACCATGAGCTCCACCTCAACAGAGGACAGGAGTTCACCATGACATGCCCCAACACCGCCCCAGCCGGTTTCAAACCTTTCAGTCATTTGCAGCATCCGCGTGAAGTCATCCGCCAGTTCACGCCGAACTGGTTCGCCGCCACCATGGGCACCGGTGTGCTGGCGTTGGCGCTGGCGCAGCTGCCTGGCGAAAATGCCGGTTTACACGCGATTGCCGAAGCCCTTTGGCTGTTCAATATTGTGCTGTTCGTTTTATTCACGGTTATGTATGCGGCGCGTTGGGCGCTGTTTTTCGATGAGGCGCGGCGGATTTTCGGTCACTCCACGGTTTCGATGTTTTTTGGCACCATCCCCATGGGCCTGGCGACCATCATCAACGGTTTTCTGGTGTTCGGTCTGCCGCGTTGGGGCGAGGGCGTGATTCATGTCGCCGAGGTGCTGTGGTGGCTGGATGTGGCGATGTCTGTGGCGTGCGGTGTGCTGATTCCCTACCTGATGTTCACCCGTCAGGAGCACAGCATCGACCAGATGACCGCCGTCTGGCTGTTGCCGGTGGTGGCGGCAGAAGTGGCGGCCGCCAGCGGTGGTCTGCTGGCGCCGCACCTGGCCGATGCCCATTCGCAACTGGTGGTGCTGGTGACCAGCTACGTGCTCTGGGCCTTTTCCCTACCGGTGGCGTTCAGCATTCTGACCATTCTGTTGCTGCGCATGGCACTACATAAATTGCCCCACGAAAACATGGCCGCCTCCAGCTGGCTAGCGCTCGGCCCGATCGGCACCGGGGCGCTAGGCATGTTGCTGCTGGGCGCGGACGCACCGGCGATCTTCGCTGCCAACGGTCTGCCGGGCATCGGTGAAATCGCCGCAGGGCTGGGGTTGGTGGCCGGAATCACCCTGTGGGGCTTTGGTCTGTGGTGGATGCTGATCGCGGTGCTCATCACCCTGCGTTACCTGCGCGTCGGTATTCCGTTCAATCTCGGCTGGTGGGGTTTCACCTTCCCGCTGGGCGTCTATTCCCTGGCGACGTTGAAACTGGCCAGCACCTTGAACCTGACGTTTTTCAGTGCCTTCGGCGGTGTGCTGGTGGTGTTGCTGGCGGTGATGTGGCTGATCGTCGCCAAACGGACAGTGCAGGGCGCCTGGCGGGGTGAGTTGTTTGTCTCGCCGTGCATTGCAGGATTAAAGAAATAACCTGCAAGTTTTAGGTAATGTGTGGCCTGGATCGTCGTTCGATATTCCAATAACTGCATCCACGCCACTCTCTACCCAACATCAGGGACACATGGAAGATGAGTCACCCCTCACAGTTCACCTTGCTTCGCACCCGGCGCTTCCTGCCGTTCTTCGTCACGCAGTCGCTCGGGGCGTTCAACGACAACATCTTCAAGCAGTCGCTGATCCTCGCCATTCTCTACAAGTTGACTATCGAGGGTGATCGCTCGATCTGGGTCAACCTGTGTGCGCTGCTGTTCATTCTGCCGTTCTTCCTGTTCTCGGCGCTGGCCGGGCAGTTCGGGGAGAAGTTCGCCAAGGACGCGTTGATTCGTCTGATCAAGCTCGGGGAAATCGCCATCATGGCGGTAGGCGCGGTCGGTTTCATGTTCGATCACCTGTCGCTGATGCTGGTGGCGCTGTTCGCCATGGGCACTCACTCGGCGCTGTTCGGGCCGGTGAAATATTCGATCCTGCCGCAGGCCTTGCGTGACGAAGAGCTGGTGGGTGGCAACGGCCTGGTGGAAATGGGCACCTTCCTGGCGATCCTCGCCGGGACCATCGGCGCCGGGATCATGATGTCGTCCAGTCATTACGCGCCGATCGTCTCCACGGCGATCATCGGTGTTGCGGTGCTCGGCTATCTGGCCAGCCGCAGCATTCCACGGGCCGCAGCCGCCTCCCCGGAAATGCGTCTGAACTGGAACATTTTCAGCCAGTCCTGGGCCACGTTGAAGCTGGGCTTGGGGCAGACGCCAGCGGTGTCACGCTCGATTGTCGGCAACTCGTGGTTCTGGTTTGTCGGGGCGATTTATCTGACGCAGATCCCGGCCTATGCCAAGGAGTGGATGCACGGCGACGAAACCGTGGTGACGCTGATTCTTACCGTGTTTTCGGTGGGTATCGCACTCGGTTCGATGCTTTGCGAGAAACTGTCCGGCCGCAAAGTCGAGATCGGTCTGGTGCCGTTCGGCTCTTTCGGTCTGACCGTGTTTGGTTTGCTGCTGTGGTGGCATTCCGGTGGAATTCCGGACAGCGTTACAGGCCATGGCTGGATCGAAGTCCTGGGTTTTGGCCACGCCTGGCTGGTGTTGATCGACATTCTGGGGCTTGGGGTGTTCGGCGGTTTCTATATCGTGCCGCTGTACGCGCTGATTCAGTCTCGTACCCCCGAGAACGAGCGGGCGCGGGTGATTGCCGCCAACAATATTCTCAATGCGCTGTTCATGGTGGTCTCGGCGATTGTCTCGATCGTCTTGCTGAGCCTGGTCAAACTGTCGATCCCGCAGCTGTTCCTGGTGGTGTCGCTGCTGAACATCGGCGTCAACGCCTACATCTTCAGCATCGTCCCCGAGTTCAGCATGCGTTTCATGATCTGGCTGCTCAGCCATTCCATGTACCGCGTGGAGCATCGCAATCTACAGCTGATTCCCGATGAAGGCGCGGCGTTGCTGGTGTGCAATCACGTGTCCTTCGTCGACGCCTTGCTGATTGGCGGCGCGGTGCGTCGACCGATTCGCTTTGTGATGTATTACAAGATCTACAACTTGCCAGTGCTGAACTTCATCTTCCGCACGGCCGGGACCATTCCGATCGCGGGGCGTCAGGAAGACATTCAGATCTACGAAAAAGCCTTCACGCGCATTGCTCAGTATCTGAAGGACGGCGAGTTGGTGTGCATCTTCCCTGAGGGCAAATTGACCGCCGATGGCGAGATCAACGAGTTCAAGGGCGGGCTGACGCGGATTCTCGAAGAAACGCCGGTGCCGGTGATTCCGTTGGCATTGCAGGGCTTGTGGGGGAGTTTCTTCAGCCGCGATCCGCAAAAGGGCGTGTTTCGCCGGTTGTGGTCACGGGTGACGCTGGTGGCAGGGCCTGCGGTGTCGGTTGAAGTGGCAGAGCCAGCCCGGTTGCAAGGGATGGTGGGGGAGTTGCGCGGCGCTGTGCGCTAATTCCTTTCGTTGCGGGCCGCTAACCAAGCGTGCCCGCTCTGGGCATTTAACCCGCCATCGCCAACCGGTTACGTCCCTCGCGCTTGGCCACATACAACGCACTGTCGGCTCGTCGCAACAGGCTCTCGGCAGACTCGCCGGGCAATAGCGTCGAGCAGCCAAGGCTGACCGTCAGCTCGATCGCATGGCCGTCGGCCGAATATTCCTCTGCCTGCACTGCAAATCGTAGCCGTTCGCCAACCAAGGCTGCTGCCTCACGGCTCGTGTTGGAAAGCAGGATCAGGAACTCTTCGCCACCAAAGCGGAAGACCATGTCCACGTTGCGCAACTGGTTTTTGATCGAGGCTGCAACGGCCTTGAGCACGTCATCGCCGGCGCTGTGTCCGTGGTTGTCGTTGATGCGTTTGAAGTAATCGATGTCCAGCATCAGCAGCGACAAGGGTTGCAGATGCCGAAGTGACATCTCGATTTCCCGTTGCAGGGTCTGATCCATGGCGATGCGGTTGCCGGTATCCGTGAGCGGATCGCGCAAGGCGCTTTGGGTGGCAGCGCGGTAGAGCAAGGCATTGCGCATCGGATACAGCAATGCGGACAGCAGTGACTCGAGGTTGCCTTGTTCCTGCTCACTGAAACGCTGATTGCGGCGGAATACCAGTTCACCCAGATCCTCGCCTTCATGGCTGAGGCTGTAGCTGATCGAATGATGGCCGCGCAGGCCGAATTCCAGGCGCAAGTCGCTGGACGTGTGCTCGTACGTCAAGGCGTCAAGCGGTACGAGTCGCTGAATCTCACGGAAGAAGAGCCCGAGAATGCGTTGCGGCTCAAGACTGGTTTGCAGCTGCAGGCTCAGTTGCTGGCGCAGTTGCGAAAGGCTGACGGGCCTCTCGATGAGGGTAGGCTGCTGACCAAAGCCCAGGCGTTGCAATTTGGCGCTATCGAAGTCAATTGCGTTGGTCTGGGAAGGTGATTTCATATGGCGTGCGCCCCTAAGCAGTAAGGCTGTCTTACAGGCTGGGTGAGAGCGGCTTTGGGCTGCGCGTCATACTGGTCCATCAGTCCCGTAGGACATTTGGCCCAAGTTTAGTCCGCTTTGCCGACGATAAGTAACCTGTCGGCTCAGGCGTCCGCCCGTTTGCTTTCACACTGCGTGTCTGAGCAAATTTAGAGCGAAACTCGTGCCATTCGGTTCATTCGGATAAAAATCGTTCTAAATCAAAGTATTGGAGTGTTGATGAAGAATGTCGCCGCATTCGGTGACGGTTGTTTGACTTGTGATGGCGGTAGTTACGACGCACTTTGAATGCCGCGACGGGAAGTCGTCGCGGCACAAAAGCGACGCGCGGGCGTTACTGAGCGTTGAACGCCTGGCCGTTGATGCCGGTGCTGTCCGGACCCATCAGGTAGAGGTAGACCGGCATGATCTCCTCGGGCGTCGGGTTGTTCAGCGGGTTTTCACCCGGGTAAGCCTGGGCGCGCATGCTGGTGCGGGTGGCACCCGGGTTGATGCTGTTGGAGCGCACCGGTGTCACGGTGTCGACTTCGTCGGCCAGGGTTTGCATCAAGCCTTCGGTGGCGAACTTGGACACGCCGTATGCGCCCCAATACGCACGACCCTTGCGGCCGACGCTGCTGGAGGTGAACACCACCGAAGCGTCCTGAGACAGCTTGAGCAGCGGCAACAGGGTGCTGGTGAGCATGAACATGGCGTTGACGTTGACGTGCATGACACGCATGAAGTTTTCGCCGGATAGCTGCTCGATCGGCGTACGCGGGCCAATGATCGACGCGTTGTGCAGCAAACCGTCGAGATGGCCGAATTCGGTTTCGATCATCGCTGCCAGCTCATCGTATTGATGGGGCAGGGCGGTTTCCAGGTTGAACGGGATTACGGCCGGTTGTGGATGGCCGGCGGCTTCGATTTCGTCGTAGACCTGAGTCAGGTTGGCCTCGGTCTTGCCCAGCAGCAGCACGGTGGCGCCATGTGCAGCGAAGGTTTTTGCGGCGGCAGCGCCGATGCCACGGCCAGCGCCGGTGACCAGGATGACCCGGTCCTTGAGCAATTCTGGGCGGGCGGAATAATCAAACATAAGAAAACCTCACAAAGCAGAAGACACATTGCGGCGCGGCCATTCGCGGGCAAGCCCGCTCCCACAAGGATCGAAGGTGTTCACACATGTTGCATCCACCAACAGGACCCTGTGGGAGCGGGCTTGCCCGCGAAGGCGTCAGCATTCACGCCTCATTTCCAGAACCTGAAACCGGCACTCAGCAGCTACAGAGGGCGCTATCCAAAACCTTGCGCAGCTCCAGCGGATGATCGACCACCACATCCGCGCCCCAATGCCGCGGGTTATCGTCCGGATGAATGTAGCCATAAGTCACGGCGGCCGTCTTGGTGCCGGCATCGCGACCGGATTCGATATCGCGCAAGTCATCACCCACGAACAACACGCTGGCCGGGTCCAGGTCGAGCATCTTGCACGCCAGGATCAACGGCTCGGGGTCCGGTTTGCTGTTCTTCACATGGTCCGGGCAGATCAACAGCGCCGAGCGCTCGGCCAGGCCAAGCTGCTGCATGATCGGCTCGGCGAACCGCAGCGGCTTGTTGGTGACCACGCCCCAGATCAGGTTGGCCTTTTCGATGTCGGCCAGCAGTTCGCCCATGCCGTCGAAGAGTTTGCTGTGAACCGCGCAACCGGCGAGGTAACGCTCCAGAAACTCCAGGCGTAATTCCTCGAAACCCGGTGATTCCGGGTCCATGGAGAAGGTCACGGCGACCATCGCCTTGGCGCCGCCGGAGATCTCGTCGCGAATGTGTTTGTCGTTCATCGGCGGCAAGCCGCGATCGGCGCGCATCGCCTGACAAATCGCAATGAAGTCCGGCGCGGTGTCGAGCAGGGTGCCGTCCATGTCGAAAAGAACTGCTCTGATACGCATCGGCTTACTCCTCGCGCAGGGTCTGGATCATGTAGTTGACGTCCACGTCGGAGGCCAGTTTGTAGTGCTTGGTCAGCGGGTTGTAGGTCAGGCCGATGATGTCCTTGACGGTCAGGCCGGCCATGCGGCTCCAGGCACCCAGCTCCGAAGGGCGGATGAATTTCTTGAAATCGTGGGTGCCGCGCGGCAGCAGCTTCATGATGTATTCCGCGCCGACGATGGCGAACAGATACGCCTTCGGGTTGCGGTTGATGGTGGAGAAGAACACCTGGCCACCGGGTTTGACCATGCGGAAGCAGGCGCGGATCACCGAGGACGGGTCCGGCACGTGCTCGAGCATTTCCAGGCAGGTGACCACGTCGAACTGCTCAGGCATTTCTTCAGCCAGCGCTTCGGCGGTGATCTGCCGGTATTCGACGCTCACCCCGGATTCCAGTTGATGCAGTTGCGCGACCGCCAGCGGCGCTTCGCCCATGTCGATGCCCATGACGGTAGCGCCGCGCTGGGCCATGGCTTCGCTGAGAATGCCACCGCCGCAACCGACGTCGAGGACTTTCTTGCCGGCCAGGTTGACCCGTTCGTCAATCCAGTTGACCCGCAGCGGGTTGATGTCGTGCAGCGGTTTGAACTCGCTTTCGCGGTCCCACCAGCGATGGGCCAGGGCTTCGAATTTGGCGATTTCGGCGTAGTCGACGTTGCTCATGGTTAAGTCCTCTAAAACTTGAAAAATCCTGTTGCCCCGGTGGTAAGTCCGGGGGGCTTACGATTCGGTATGGCCGCTGATGCGCTGGCCCCAGGCCTTGGCCGTGGCGCAGAGCTGTTCTTCATCCAAGCGGGTCAAGCGGCGGTCGTCGAGCAGTTGCTTGCCGGCGACCCAAAGGTGTTTCACGCAGTCACGGCCGGTGGCATAAATAAGCTGCGAAACCGGGTCGTAGACCGGTTGCTGCGCCAGGCCGGAGAGGTCGAACGCGACGATGTCTGCCGCTTTGCCGACTTCCAGCGATCCCACTTCGGATTCAATGCCCAGCGCGCGGGCGCCGTTGAGCGTGGCCATGCGCAGGGCGCGATGGGCATCCAGCGCAGTGGCCGAGCCGGCAACAGCTTTGGCCAGCAAGGCGGCGGTGCGCGTTTCGCCGAGCAGGTCCAGGTCATTGTTGCTGGCCGAGCCATCGGTGCCGACCGCCACATTGACGCCCGCCTGCCACAAACGCTCCACCGGGCAGAAACCACTGGCTAGCTTGAGGTTCGACTCCGGGCAATGAATCACGTTGGTGTTGCTTTCTACCAGCAACACCAGGTCTTCATCGCTGATCTGGGTCATATGAACCGCCTGGAAGCGGGGCCCCAACAAACCCAGGCGCCCGAGGCGGGCCAACGGGCGTTCGCCGCGCTGCTCGAGGGACTGCTGCACTTCATAAGCTGTTTCATGTACGTGCATATGGATCGAGGCGTCCAGCTCTTCGGTGATCACCCGGATTTTCTCCAGGTTCTCGTCGCCCACGGTGTAGGGTGCATGGGGGCCGAAGGTGACTTTGATACGCTCGTGGTGCTTGAGATCGTTGAACAGTTCGACGCCCTGACGAATGGCTTCGTCCGCCGTGCTGGCGCCCGGGATCGGGAAATCGAGGATCGGAATCGCGAGTTGCGCGCGAATACCGCTGTTATGGACGCGCTCGCTGGCAACCTTCGGGAAGAAATACATGTCAGAGAAACAGGTGATACCACCTTTGATCTGCTCGGCGATCGCCAGGTCAGTGCCGTCACGTACGAAAGCCTCATCGACCCACTTGGCCTCGGCCGGCCAAATGTGGTCTTCCAGCCAGGTCATCAGGGGCAGATCATCGGCCAGGCCACGGAACAGCGTCATCGCCGCATGCCCGTGGGCATTGATCAAACCGGGGCAGAGCAACATGTCCGGCAATTCGCGGACTTCGGTTGCGTTAAGCTTCAGCGCAGCCGAGCGCGGGCCGATGAATACGATGCGTCCGTCGCGGATGCCCAGGGCGTGCTCTTTGAGGACAACGCCAGCGGGTTCGACGGGTACCAGCCAGGTCGGCAGCAATAGCAAGTCGAGCGCAGCGGCAGTGTTCGGCATCGAGAATCGGTTCCAGAGCTTTTGTAAAGGATGGCGAAGTATACCCGAGCGTCTTCGCAGGGGGATCGCTATAATCGACGGCTTTTGTTCATGAGTACGGGGTGACGGATGCGCGATCGACTGTTGGCTGCGGAGAAGGTGAAGGCCATCGATTGGCGTGATGGCGCCCTTTACCTGCTGGATCAGCGTATTTTGCCGTTCGAGGAAACCTGGATCGCCTACACCAGCGCTGCTGGCGTGGCCGAGGCCATTCGTTCGATGGTGGTGCGCGGCGCGCCGGCAATTGGCATCAGTGCCGCCTATGGAGTTGTGCTGGCGGCCCGCGCGCGGTTTGCCAAGGGCGGTGACTGGCAGGCGGCGCTGGAAGAGGATTTCGCGCTGCTGGCCGATTCCCGTCCGACCGCGGTCAACCTGTTCTGGGCCCTGGGCCGCATGCGCGACCGGCTTGAACGTCTGAAGCATCACGCCGATCCGCTGGCGGTGCTGGAGGCGGAGGCTATCGCCATTCACGAGAGTGATCGCGAAGCCAACCTGACCATGGCGCAACTCGGTGTGGATCTGATCCGCAAGCACCAGGGCAATGCCCAGGCGATTTTGACCCACTGCAACACCGGCGCTCTGGCCACCGGCGG from Pseudomonas sp. ACM7 includes:
- a CDS encoding cupin domain-containing protein, whose amino-acid sequence is MKIICSKSFTADRAWGALDIANMNGITTRLHWTDQPYQWHINDGQEVFVVLDGVVQMRYREAGQEKEVVLGVGDIFYADVGTEHVAHPQGAARILVIETEGSV
- a CDS encoding TDT family transporter; translated protein: MTCPNTAPAGFKPFSHLQHPREVIRQFTPNWFAATMGTGVLALALAQLPGENAGLHAIAEALWLFNIVLFVLFTVMYAARWALFFDEARRIFGHSTVSMFFGTIPMGLATIINGFLVFGLPRWGEGVIHVAEVLWWLDVAMSVACGVLIPYLMFTRQEHSIDQMTAVWLLPVVAAEVAAASGGLLAPHLADAHSQLVVLVTSYVLWAFSLPVAFSILTILLLRMALHKLPHENMAASSWLALGPIGTGALGMLLLGADAPAIFAANGLPGIGEIAAGLGLVAGITLWGFGLWWMLIAVLITLRYLRVGIPFNLGWWGFTFPLGVYSLATLKLASTLNLTFFSAFGGVLVVLLAVMWLIVAKRTVQGAWRGELFVSPCIAGLKK
- a CDS encoding MFS transporter; this encodes MSHPSQFTLLRTRRFLPFFVTQSLGAFNDNIFKQSLILAILYKLTIEGDRSIWVNLCALLFILPFFLFSALAGQFGEKFAKDALIRLIKLGEIAIMAVGAVGFMFDHLSLMLVALFAMGTHSALFGPVKYSILPQALRDEELVGGNGLVEMGTFLAILAGTIGAGIMMSSSHYAPIVSTAIIGVAVLGYLASRSIPRAAAASPEMRLNWNIFSQSWATLKLGLGQTPAVSRSIVGNSWFWFVGAIYLTQIPAYAKEWMHGDETVVTLILTVFSVGIALGSMLCEKLSGRKVEIGLVPFGSFGLTVFGLLLWWHSGGIPDSVTGHGWIEVLGFGHAWLVLIDILGLGVFGGFYIVPLYALIQSRTPENERARVIAANNILNALFMVVSAIVSIVLLSLVKLSIPQLFLVVSLLNIGVNAYIFSIVPEFSMRFMIWLLSHSMYRVEHRNLQLIPDEGAALLVCNHVSFVDALLIGGAVRRPIRFVMYYKIYNLPVLNFIFRTAGTIPIAGRQEDIQIYEKAFTRIAQYLKDGELVCIFPEGKLTADGEINEFKGGLTRILEETPVPVIPLALQGLWGSFFSRDPQKGVFRRLWSRVTLVAGPAVSVEVAEPARLQGMVGELRGAVR
- a CDS encoding GGDEF domain-containing protein, whose protein sequence is MKSPSQTNAIDFDSAKLQRLGFGQQPTLIERPVSLSQLRQQLSLQLQTSLEPQRILGLFFREIQRLVPLDALTYEHTSSDLRLEFGLRGHHSISYSLSHEGEDLGELVFRRNQRFSEQEQGNLESLLSALLYPMRNALLYRAATQSALRDPLTDTGNRIAMDQTLQREIEMSLRHLQPLSLLMLDIDYFKRINDNHGHSAGDDVLKAVAASIKNQLRNVDMVFRFGGEEFLILLSNTSREAAALVGERLRFAVQAEEYSADGHAIELTVSLGCSTLLPGESAESLLRRADSALYVAKREGRNRLAMAG
- a CDS encoding YciK family oxidoreductase, translated to MFDYSARPELLKDRVILVTGAGRGIGAAAAKTFAAHGATVLLLGKTEANLTQVYDEIEAAGHPQPAVIPFNLETALPHQYDELAAMIETEFGHLDGLLHNASIIGPRTPIEQLSGENFMRVMHVNVNAMFMLTSTLLPLLKLSQDASVVFTSSSVGRKGRAYWGAYGVSKFATEGLMQTLADEVDTVTPVRSNSINPGATRTSMRAQAYPGENPLNNPTPEEIMPVYLYLMGPDSTGINGQAFNAQ
- the mupP gene encoding N-acetylmuramic acid 6-phosphate phosphatase MupP, with product MRIRAVLFDMDGTLLDTAPDFIAICQAMRADRGLPPMNDKHIRDEISGGAKAMVAVTFSMDPESPGFEELRLEFLERYLAGCAVHSKLFDGMGELLADIEKANLIWGVVTNKPLRFAEPIMQQLGLAERSALLICPDHVKNSKPDPEPLILACKMLDLDPASVLFVGDDLRDIESGRDAGTKTAAVTYGYIHPDDNPRHWGADVVVDHPLELRKVLDSALCSC
- the ubiG gene encoding bifunctional 2-polyprenyl-6-hydroxyphenol methylase/3-demethylubiquinol 3-O-methyltransferase UbiG, which produces MSNVDYAEIAKFEALAHRWWDRESEFKPLHDINPLRVNWIDERVNLAGKKVLDVGCGGGILSEAMAQRGATVMGIDMGEAPLAVAQLHQLESGVSVEYRQITAEALAEEMPEQFDVVTCLEMLEHVPDPSSVIRACFRMVKPGGQVFFSTINRNPKAYLFAIVGAEYIMKLLPRGTHDFKKFIRPSELGAWSRMAGLTVKDIIGLTYNPLTKHYKLASDVDVNYMIQTLREE
- a CDS encoding TRZ/ATZ family hydrolase — protein: MPNTAAALDLLLLPTWLVPVEPAGVVLKEHALGIRDGRIVFIGPRSAALKLNATEVRELPDMLLCPGLINAHGHAAMTLFRGLADDLPLMTWLEDHIWPAEAKWVDEAFVRDGTDLAIAEQIKGGITCFSDMYFFPKVASERVHNSGIRAQLAIPILDFPIPGASTADEAIRQGVELFNDLKHHERIKVTFGPHAPYTVGDENLEKIRVITEELDASIHMHVHETAYEVQQSLEQRGERPLARLGRLGLLGPRFQAVHMTQISDEDLVLLVESNTNVIHCPESNLKLASGFCPVERLWQAGVNVAVGTDGSASNNDLDLLGETRTAALLAKAVAGSATALDAHRALRMATLNGARALGIESEVGSLEVGKAADIVAFDLSGLAQQPVYDPVSQLIYATGRDCVKHLWVAGKQLLDDRRLTRLDEEQLCATAKAWGQRISGHTES